The segment CGACGCGCTCGAGATCGACGCGCAGACGCTCTTCCTGGCCGCGAGCGACCGGGTTGAAGAAGCCGACGCGCTCGATGAAGCGGCCATCACGGGCTGTGCGGGAATCAGCTACAGCGAGGTGGTAGAAGGGACGCTTCTTGGCGCCACCACGTGCCAGACGAATGGTAACCATTGCGTAATCTGTCCTT is part of the Cobetia sp. L2A1 genome and harbors:
- the rpsP gene encoding 30S ribosomal protein S16, producing MVTIRLARGGAKKRPFYHLAVADSRTARDGRFIERVGFFNPVARGQEERLRVDLERVAHWQQQGAQVSDRVAQLLKEAGKQQA